In Papaver somniferum cultivar HN1 chromosome 1, ASM357369v1, whole genome shotgun sequence, a genomic segment contains:
- the LOC113310915 gene encoding L-type lectin-domain containing receptor kinase IX.1-like, translating into RSLDQNKFGDGMTFFLAPFGSTLPPESNGGALGLLSSKEPLVPASENQIVAVEFDTFKNSWDPSENHVGINVNSIQSVANVSWNSSIKDGRRANAWVTYNSTSKNLSVFLTYAENPVFSGNSSLFHIVDLSKILPEKISVGFSASTGSWIEIHQVLSWQFNSTLESMVEGKGNKIGLIVGLVVGLVVASCALGLALFIWLKKRGNLRKSIDVEKADSDMSMDDEFEKGTGPKRFTYRELVYATSNFDEGGKLGEGGFGGVYKGFLGDLSLNVAVKRVSRGSKQGKKEYQSEVRIISQLRHRNLVQLIGWCHERNELLLVYEFMPNRSLDNHLFRGENVLVWEVRYKIALGLASALLYLHEEWEQCVVHRDVKSSNVMLDSNFNAKLGDFGLARLVDHDDLGSQTTVLAGTLGYLAPECVTTGKSSKESDVYSFGIVALEVACGRKPVEQNRKILVEWVWELYGSGKIIEAADERLKLNSDEQQIERLMVLGLWCAHPDPTTRPSIRQVINILNFESPLPNLPSKLPTPVYLSPPMHMCKLALASTYGYSTSSQTDGSQCTCSSCTNTNLSQATLSSASSSPSKSLLHSHKSVL; encoded by the exons aggtcattagatcaaa ataaATTTGGTGATGGTATGACTTTCTTTCTTGCACCTTTCGGGTCTACACTTCCTCCAGAATCAAATGGTGGAGCTCTTGGGTTATTGAGTTCAAAAGAACCTTTGGTACCCGCATCAGAGAATCAGATTGTTGCTGTTGAGTTTGACACGTTTAAGAACTCATGGGATCCGAGTGAGAATCACGTCGGTATCAACGTTAACTCGATTCAATCTGTAGCTAATGTCTCATGGAATAGTAGTATTAAGGATGGAAGAAGAGCTAATGCTTGGGTAACTTATAACTCCACTTCTAAAAACTTGAGTGTTTTTCTAACTTATGCTGAAAATCCTGTTTTTAGTGGGAATTCGAGTTTGTTCCATATAGTTGATCTAAGCAAGATTCTACCTGAGAAGATTAGTGTTGGATTTTCGGCTTCCACGGGAAGTTGGATTGAAATCCACCAAGTTCTTTCCTGGCAATTCAATTCTACTTTGGAAAGTATGGTTGAAGGGAAGGGTAATAAGATTGGATTGATTGTGGGTCTGGTTGTTGGTTTGGTTGTTGCTAGTTGTGCACTTGGTTTGGCTTTGTTTATTTGGTTAAAAAAGAGGGGCAACTTAAGGAAGAGTATAGATGTAGAGAAAGCAGATTCCGACATGTCTATGGACGATGAATTTGAGAAAGGAACGGGTCCAAAGAGGTTCACATATAGAGAACTGGTTTATGCAACAAGTAACTTCGATGAAGGAGGAAAATTGGGAGAGGGAGGATTTGGAGGTGTATACAAAGGGTTTTTAGGTGATCTGAGCTTGAATGTGGCGGTAAAAAGGGTCTCGAGAGGATCCAAACAAGGGAAGAAAGAATACCAATCAGAAGTAAGGATTATTAGCCAGTTGCGGCATAGAAATTTGGTTCAACTTATAGGTTGGTGCCATGAACGAAATGAATTGCTTCTAGTGTATGAATTCATGCCAAATCGGAGCCTGGATAACCATCTTTTCCGAGGGGAAAATGTTCTAGTTTGGGAAGTCAGGTACAAAATAGCTCTTGGGTTAGCTTCTGCTTTGCTATATCTACACGAAGAATGGGAACAATGTGTAGTTCACAGAGATGTTAAATCAAGTAATGTTATGTTGGATTCGAATTTTAATGCTAAACTTGGGGATTTCGGTTTAGCAAGGCTTGTTGATCATGATGATTTAGGCTCTCAAACAACGGTCTTAGCCGGAACATTGGGTTACTTAGCACCTGAATGTGTTACTACAGGTAAATCTAGTAAGGAGTCGGACGTTTATAGTTTTGGAATTGTTGCACTTGAGGTTGCTTGTGGAAGGAAGCCAGTCGAACAAAATAGGAAAATCCTGGTAGAGTGGGTTTGGGAACTCTATGGAAGTGGAAAGATCATTGAAGCAGCCGATGAAAGACTAAAGCTAAACTCCGATGAGCAACAAATCGAGCGGTTAATGGTTTTAGGCCTATGGTGCGCTCATCCTGATCCTACAACTAGACCTTCCATTAGGCAAGTTATTAATATTCTGAATTTCGAATCTCCATTGCCAAACCTTCCATCAAAATTGCCCACCCCGGTGTATTTATCACCACCGATGCACATGTGTAAGCTTGCTTTAGCATCCACTTATGGTTATTCAACGAGTTCACAGACAGATGGTAGTCAGTGTACTTGCAGTAGTTGTACCAACACCAATTTGTCTCAGGCAACTTTGTCTTCTGCTAGTTCTTCACCTTCAAAATCCCTATTGCATTCGCATAAATCTGTTTTGTAG